From Corvus cornix cornix isolate S_Up_H32 chromosome 15, ASM73873v5, whole genome shotgun sequence, one genomic window encodes:
- the GSC2 gene encoding homeobox protein goosecoid-2, with amino-acid sequence MSSEPGADADASRRGLKKPRPFSIEDILSSPVEKSPRVLVPLYLRSILDCTPKQLCELETIPASSLQEEEEEEEEEELEGTGCNCCCCSHTSGHSLQDLPGWLDARFPWPMRLFHPAVRVCKSPQEKSSELQTFHQIQRRTRRHRTIFTEDQLQALETLFHQNQYPDVVTREHLANRIHLKEERVEVWFKNRRAKWRHQKRATASALILQGPKQPPKESC; translated from the exons atgTCTTCAGAGCCAGGGGCAGATGCTGACGCCAGCAGGAGAGGCCTGAAGAAGCCACGTCCGTTCAGCATTGAGGACATCCTCTCCAGCCCCGTGGAGAAGAGCCCCCGGGTCTTGGTGCCACTGTACCTACGGAGCATCTTGGACTGCACACCCAAGCAGCTGTGTGAGCTGGAGACcatcccagccagctccctgcaggaggaggaggaggaggaagaggaggaagagctggaagggacaggctgcaactgctgctgctgttctcacACGAGCGGCCATTCACTGCAGGACCTGCCGGGGTGGCTGG ATGCCCGGTTCCCCTGGCCCATGCGGCTCTTCCACCCGGCAGTCAGGGTCTGTAAGAGTCCCCAGGAGAAGTCAAGCGAGCTGCAGACCTTCCACCAGATCCAGCGCCGGACACGCCGGCACCGCACCATCTTCACCGAGGACCAGCTGCAGGCCCTGGAGACGCTTTTCCATCAGAACCAGTACCCGGACGTCGTCACCCGCGAGCACCTGGCAAACCGCATTCACCTGAAGGAGGAGAGGGTAGAG GTTTGGTTTAAAAACCGTCGGGCGAAGTGGCGGCATCAGAAGAGGGCGACTGCCTCAGCACTGATCCTTCAGGGCCCCAAGCAGCCCCCCAAGGAGAGCTGTTAG